Sequence from the Fictibacillus arsenicus genome:
CATGATATACGCTTTAGATTGTTGACGGATATAGTCCACCATTTCTTCCAAACTGAGGTTTCCTGGTCTTTGGCGGGAAGTCGCATCAATGGTAACAACCTCCGTCTTCGCATCTAACAACTCTTGCACTTCTTTCAATGTAGGCGTGATAAAAACGTCGCTGTCTGGATAATCTCGTTTTACGATGCCGATCATCGGCAGCTGGATTACGTTTTTTATGGCGATTATGTCTTCTTTACTGTTCGCCCGAATAGCCGCTGCCCCGCCTTGTTCTGCTGCGATCGCCATTTTTGCCATAATATCTGATCCGTGCAGTGGTTCATCTGAAAGCGCCTGGCAAGACACGATGATTCTCCCTTTGATTTGCTGCATCAGTTCTTGCTTACTTATCATGTACACACCTCTTTTAGACACAATTTATGTTTTAATAATCAAGCCATCATAAGCAACTTCAATATCATGCGGCTGAAAAATCTGGATTAAATCCTCATGCAGAAGACCGATGTTATGAGAAAAGTGAGTCACATACACTTTGGATTGATCAGATAAAACATTACTTTGCTGAAGCCTGTTTTTGGTCTCGATTACCGCATTTACGTTCATGTGGTTTCGATACTCCTGCAGGTTGCCGTTCGTACAATCGAGCAGTGCGATGTCAACTTTGGTGTTTTCAAGCCAGATCCACGTTTCATCTGGAAACCAACCCGTATCATGACCATACAGCAGCGAGGTGTTTCCTTTTTTTATGTGGAATAGCAAGCACGTTTCAATCTGGTTGTGATCAGCCAGCAATGGAGTTACTAATGCATCTCCAATTTGATGGGTTTGAAATGGTTTCAATAGATGTAGCTTAACATGTTCGTTTTGTTTTTTTAGCGTTTGTGAGCATTTTGCCAATGCTGCATCATTCCCATGTATATGGAGCGGATATTTTACGCCATGTGCGTAACCCGGGAGTCTCATGTTCAAGTCCTCTGGATAAAAGTGATCATGATGTGTATGCGTGAAAAGGAGGTGCTCGATCTTGGAAAGGTCTAGGGCATCACACAAAACATGGTGTAGCGTATCTGGTGGAAAATCAATTTTGATCGTGTCGTCTATAATGGCAGAGGTCCGTGTACGGATGTTCTTGCCGCCAAGCTGTCTAGCTTTTAGGCAGTGTTCACACCTGCAAAAGAGTGCTGGAAACCCTTCTGATGCAGCTGTACCTAAAATATGGAGTTTCAAATGTGATCCTCCTTTTATTATTTTTACGTTTGGCGCATAGAGAAGTAGTTTTAGTGCATAGAAACTTGTTTTCGGTGCATAGATTCTTAATTTTAGTTCTTAGAAGGCTGTTTGGTGCATAGCAATGCTGGTTTGACGCATAGGAAAGTAGTTTTAGTGCATAGAACGTCTATTTAGGTGTATAGACAAAAGTTTGCGGCCAAAAAATACTCAATTTGCTAAAAAGAAAAATCTCCTCCAAAATATTTATTATTTATGGATATTTCTTTCATTTAGGTTTAGTTTAAACTATTTCGAACATTCTAACAACTATATGTGTGAAAAAACTCCCCGGCATTTTTGCAGCGGGGAGTCTTCATTTTTATTTATCTTCTCGCACAAGGTCCATGTACTTTTTAATGTGGTGCGGCGATTCGGATTCCTCTGCAAACTCCTCTTCAACGATGTACCACCAGTCGAACATTTCCAGGTAGATCAGGTCAAAAATCATGATTCCGTGCGTTTTTTCAACTGCCATCTGGAGAGCGCGTCTAAACGTTTCCGGATCGTTGATGTATTGATTTAAATAAAGGCTGCCGTAATTGAATGTAGAATAATTGATCGCATCCATCGCAACCTCTGCTGATCCTTCGACGCTGTGCCAATCTGGTCTGCCAGACGCAACCGCCTCTTCCTTCGTTACATCAACAAAATAGTTACCCGTCATAATAAAATCAAGTGTTTCAGCGTACCCCTTTGAATGGTAGTCCGGACTTGCCCAGTCATATTCCGGATAGTGCGTTCGGCTAGCCCAGTTCACACCCTCGTTGTAATATTCCGGATACCAGCTGCCTACATACGTACTGAAAAATGTTTCAGGTTCTTTTTTATGAATGAGGTTTTCAGCTTTTCGGAAAAACGATTGAATGTTACCTGCACGCCATTCAATCCATTTTTGGTAAAGCGGTCCTGGAACATTCTTTCTTTCGTAGTTTTCTACTGTAATCTCAAAAATGTCAGTCGGCCAATTTTCCACTTTCTTGCCGATATAAGCTTCGAACTTTTCACGGCTTAAGTCACTGAAGTCAGCGTAAACATTGGAATAACGCGCACGGTCCAGAACGATTCCGTCAACATCATAGTTATCGATTAATTCCTCAATGATGCTTAGTTCGTATCTTTGAACATCGTCTCTGATCGGATTAACAAAAGTAGAGTGAGACGGCGTATAATCCTGTCCTTTTACAAATTTCGTTTCCATTTCTGAAACCGAAACGGTATCGCCAACTTTCAGATGTTCCAGCATCCATGTGCGAGCTTTTCCATTTCCGGAAATTACATAGCCGTTATCAGGAACTTCGACCGGAGGAGCACCTGTCGTGTTACGGTCGCTTACTTGAGTGATCACATCATCAACGACCTGAACTTCAACACCCCAACGGTTTGTTGGTGTTACCTCATATTCTGACGGTGTGTAAAGGATCATATTATCTGAATTACGAGTTGCATTAATACCCGTTAGTTCAAATGAAGAGCCATCTGCAGCTTTTACTTTTTGCACGGCAGTATAGTATGTAGTCTGCCACTCAGGATGCAGCATAGCAGGTCCGTCTTGATATGTTGTACTTGCTTCTGAGAATGTATTGATTGCAGCATGAACTTTGATATCATGTTTTTTTGCTTCTGTAATTACAGCTTGTAAGAGATCATAGTTTTCTGGATAGCCTTGATATTTAGGAATGTTAGATGTGCTGATGTGCGGAGCAATTTCACTGTTGTAGGCAACAAATCCTGTTGAGTTTTTGATGTCGAGAATAATGGTATCAATGTTTGCATTTGCGGTTTTCTCTACAATGTTTTTTACCTTTTCTGGTGTATCGAGGTTGAACAAGTTCGCTGATAGATCGTACCATAAGATTCTTGATTTCTTGTCGTCCTTTTCGACGAGCTTTGTTAACTCTCTGATCCGTTTTTTGTCATTGTCTTTCTTGGCTAGGGTGGTTTGAGGGATCATCGTTGTGAAAACTAAAGC
This genomic interval carries:
- a CDS encoding N-acetylmannosamine-6-phosphate 2-epimerase; its protein translation is MISKQELMQQIKGRIIVSCQALSDEPLHGSDIMAKMAIAAEQGGAAAIRANSKEDIIAIKNVIQLPMIGIVKRDYPDSDVFITPTLKEVQELLDAKTEVVTIDATSRQRPGNLSLEEMVDYIRQQSKAYIMADISTFEEGIMAIELGADFISTTLSGYTPYSPQMKEPDFELIKQLSKLGKVPVIAEGRISTPAQAKKALELGAFSVVVGSAITRPQLITKRFVEEVTLLNRNIT
- a CDS encoding MBL fold metallo-hydrolase codes for the protein MKLHILGTAASEGFPALFCRCEHCLKARQLGGKNIRTRTSAIIDDTIKIDFPPDTLHHVLCDALDLSKIEHLLFTHTHHDHFYPEDLNMRLPGYAHGVKYPLHIHGNDAALAKCSQTLKKQNEHVKLHLLKPFQTHQIGDALVTPLLADHNQIETCLLFHIKKGNTSLLYGHDTGWFPDETWIWLENTKVDIALLDCTNGNLQEYRNHMNVNAVIETKNRLQQSNVLSDQSKVYVTHFSHNIGLLHEDLIQIFQPHDIEVAYDGLIIKT
- a CDS encoding alpha amylase family protein → MKRIFFMLVAFALVFTTMIPQTTLAKKDNDKKRIRELTKLVEKDDKKSRILWYDLSANLFNLDTPEKVKNIVEKTANANIDTIILDIKNSTGFVAYNSEIAPHISTSNIPKYQGYPENYDLLQAVITEAKKHDIKVHAAINTFSEASTTYQDGPAMLHPEWQTTYYTAVQKVKAADGSSFELTGINATRNSDNMILYTPSEYEVTPTNRWGVEVQVVDDVITQVSDRNTTGAPPVEVPDNGYVISGNGKARTWMLEHLKVGDTVSVSEMETKFVKGQDYTPSHSTFVNPIRDDVQRYELSIIEELIDNYDVDGIVLDRARYSNVYADFSDLSREKFEAYIGKKVENWPTDIFEITVENYERKNVPGPLYQKWIEWRAGNIQSFFRKAENLIHKKEPETFFSTYVGSWYPEYYNEGVNWASRTHYPEYDWASPDYHSKGYAETLDFIMTGNYFVDVTKEEAVASGRPDWHSVEGSAEVAMDAINYSTFNYGSLYLNQYINDPETFRRALQMAVEKTHGIMIFDLIYLEMFDWWYIVEEEFAEESESPHHIKKYMDLVREDK